One segment of Cydia amplana chromosome 16, ilCydAmpl1.1, whole genome shotgun sequence DNA contains the following:
- the LOC134655501 gene encoding cytochrome P450 6B5-like isoform X3, which produces MPTIILTIFIVIAYFLYYHFTKYNNYWNERNVVGPKPAFFFGNIKDAMLRRKPFGHVFKDIYDMYPEEKVVGMFVMRSPELLVRDLDVIKNILIKDFDIFMSRGFEFKKTGFGANLFHANADTWRLLRSRLSPLFTPGKLKNMTYLLSECGDKFVEYVARVTQFNPEQQVQGMTQKFAQAAITACAFGLDIDTFNQEHETFRRVHSKMFIMSLSRDLELMYPGIIVKIGGSLISPEVITFFIDLVKTVTAQRNGRPTNRNDFMDLILKMREDKLISGPIRKNSDTETSLELTDEVIAAQAFSFYSGGYETSAAAMDFLLYQLARNPEIQDKVLVEIKEVLKKHDGEMTLQAVLDLSYMGQVFDETLRMYPIVSDLKRKSNRAYTIPGTNVTIEKNQLIKISTLGIHYDEKIYPNPEKFDPERFSPENVAARHSCAYLPFGLGPRNCIGLRFAQVQSRMCLAKLFSQFRVEPSKNTPHQFQYEPRRVILYPIGGIPLNFIKRQ; this is translated from the exons ATGCCGACAATAATTTTAACGATATTTATTGTCATTGCTTATTTCCTGTATTACCACTTCACAAAATACAACAATTATTGGAATGAACGAAATGTTGTTGGCCCAAAACCGGCCTTCTTCTTCGGAAATATCAAGGATGCAATGCTCAGAAGAAAACCCTTTGGTCACGTATTCAAGGATATCTACGATATGTACCCAGAAGAAAAAGTGGTAGGAATGTTCGTGATGAGATCCCCAGAATTGTTAGTAAGGGATTTAGATGTGATAAAGAATATACTAATAAAAGACTTCGATATTTTCATGAGCCGTGGTTTCGAGTTTAAGAAAACGGGTTTTGGGGCGAATTTGTTTCATGCTAATGCTGATACGTGGCGACTGCTACGAAGCCGCTTGTCTCCACTTTTCACTCCAGGAAAGCTAAAGAACATGACGTATCTTTTAAGCGAATGCGGGGACAAATTTGTGGAGTATGTAGCCCGAGTCACACAGTTCAATCCGGAGCAACAAGTCCAAggtatgacacaaaagtttgcCCAAGCTGCCATAACAGCTTGTGCGTTCGGCTTAGACATCGACACTTTTAACCAAGAACACGAAACCTTTCGTAGGGTCCACAGTAAAATGTTCATCATGTCACTTAGTCGTGATCTGGAGCTGATGTACCCTGGAATTATAGTGAAAATTGGAGGCTCACTTATTTCACCAGAAGTTATCACATTCTTTATCGATTTGGTCAAAACCGTCACTGCGCAAAGAAATGGTAGACCAACCAATAGAAACGACTTCATGgatttaattttgaaaatgagaGAAGACAAACTCATTTCCGGACCAATAAGAAAAAACAGTGATACTGAGACGAGTTTAGAGCTAACTGACGAGGTCATAGCGGCACAGGCATTTAGTTTTTATTCTGGGGGTTATGAAACCAGTGCGGCAGCCATGGATTTCTTACTGTATCAATTAGCTCGCAACCCAGAGATCCAAGACAAGGTGTTGGTAGAAATAAAAGAAGTGCTTAAGAAACATGATGGCGAGATGACTTTACAAGCTGTTTTGGATTTATCTTACATGGGCCAAGTTTTCGATGAAACATTAAGAATGTATCCAATCGTTTCAGATTTGAAAAGAAAGTCTAATCGCGCCTATACGATACCAGGTACAAatgtaaccatagagaaaaatcAGTTGATTAAAATTTCGACGCTTGGTATCCATTATGACGAGAAGATATACCCTAACCCTGAGAAGTTTGACCCAGAGCGGTTTTCCCCAGAGAATGTGGCAGCGAGGCACTCGTGCGCATATTTGCCTTTCGGACTTGGACCTAGAAACTGCATCG GGCTCCGGTTCGCGCAGGTACAATCGCGGATGTGTTTGGCGAAGCTTTTCTCTCAGTTCCGGGTGGAACCTTCTAAGAATACCCCCCATCAATTCCAGTACGAGCCTCGACGTGTTATATTGTACCCCATAGGCGGTATACCGCTGAACTTTATTAAGAGACAATAA
- the LOC134655501 gene encoding cytochrome P450 6B5-like isoform X4 — protein MPTIILTIFIVIAYFLYYHFTKYNNYWNERNVVGPKPAFFFGNIKDAMLRRKPFGHVFKDIYDMYPEEKVVGMFVMRSPELLVRDLDVIKNILIKDFDIFMSRGFEFKKTGFGANLFHANADTWRLLRSRLSPLFTPGKLKNMTYLLSECGDKFVEYVARVTQFNPEQQVQGMTQKFAQAAITACAFGLDIDTFNQEHETFRRVHSKMFIMSLSRDLELMYPGIIVKIGGSLISPEVITFFIDLVKTVTAQRNGRPTNRNDFMDLILKMREDKLISGPIRKNSDTETSLELTDEVIAAQAFSFYSGGYETSAAAMDFLLYQLARNPEIQDKVLVEIKEVLKKHDGEMTLQAVLDLSYMGQVFDETLRMYPIVSDLKRKSNRAYTIPGTNVTIEKNQLIKISTLGIHYDEKIYPNPEKFDPERFSPENVAARHSCAYLPFGLGPRNCIGIRFAQLQSRVCMAKLLSQFRVEPSKNTLHQLQYDPRRIVLYPIGGIPLNFIKIH, from the exons ATGCCGACAATAATTTTAACGATATTTATTGTCATTGCTTATTTCCTGTATTACCACTTCACAAAATACAACAATTATTGGAATGAACGAAATGTTGTTGGCCCAAAACCGGCCTTCTTCTTCGGAAATATCAAGGATGCAATGCTCAGAAGAAAACCCTTTGGTCACGTATTCAAGGATATCTACGATATGTACCCAGAAGAAAAAGTGGTAGGAATGTTCGTGATGAGATCCCCAGAATTGTTAGTAAGGGATTTAGATGTGATAAAGAATATACTAATAAAAGACTTCGATATTTTCATGAGCCGTGGTTTCGAGTTTAAGAAAACGGGTTTTGGGGCGAATTTGTTTCATGCTAATGCTGATACGTGGCGACTGCTACGAAGCCGCTTGTCTCCACTTTTCACTCCAGGAAAGCTAAAGAACATGACGTATCTTTTAAGCGAATGCGGGGACAAATTTGTGGAGTATGTAGCCCGAGTCACACAGTTCAATCCGGAGCAACAAGTCCAAggtatgacacaaaagtttgcCCAAGCTGCCATAACAGCTTGTGCGTTCGGCTTAGACATCGACACTTTTAACCAAGAACACGAAACCTTTCGTAGGGTCCACAGTAAAATGTTCATCATGTCACTTAGTCGTGATCTGGAGCTGATGTACCCTGGAATTATAGTGAAAATTGGAGGCTCACTTATTTCACCAGAAGTTATCACATTCTTTATCGATTTGGTCAAAACCGTCACTGCGCAAAGAAATGGTAGACCAACCAATAGAAACGACTTCATGgatttaattttgaaaatgagaGAAGACAAACTCATTTCCGGACCAATAAGAAAAAACAGTGATACTGAGACGAGTTTAGAGCTAACTGACGAGGTCATAGCGGCACAGGCATTTAGTTTTTATTCTGGGGGTTATGAAACCAGTGCGGCAGCCATGGATTTCTTACTGTATCAATTAGCTCGCAACCCAGAGATCCAAGACAAGGTGTTGGTAGAAATAAAAGAAGTGCTTAAGAAACATGATGGCGAGATGACTTTACAAGCTGTTTTGGATTTATCTTACATGGGCCAAGTTTTCGATGAAACATTAAGAATGTATCCAATCGTTTCAGATTTGAAAAGAAAGTCTAATCGCGCCTATACGATACCAGGTACAAatgtaaccatagagaaaaatcAGTTGATTAAAATTTCGACGCTTGGTATCCATTATGACGAGAAGATATACCCTAACCCTGAGAAGTTTGACCCAGAGCGGTTTTCCCCAGAGAATGTGGCAGCGAGGCACTCGTGCGCATATTTGCCTTTCGGACTTGGACCTAGAAACTGCATCG GGATCCGCTTCGCGCAG